From Psychrobium sp. MM17-31, the proteins below share one genomic window:
- a CDS encoding DUF3857 domain-containing protein, giving the protein MLFLRLFILFGLFANASVAMASSPVVGKATKQPAPSWVKSITPNLPQEIPIKDISNGTYYLLADEQNRVTENNAQAFRHYAELIVNQKGVQQSGQVSVTFDPIYESVVFHRLNIIRDGEVLDKLAASDIKLISVEPEFDKLIYNGRQSAKIIIDDVRVNDVLEYSYSRIGRNPVYQGLYNYRPYVSWSVPLHQQYVSVLWGKEAPLYVSASDENFKISESTSTDDSGKSYALYEFERIDGEYHDYNSQTPDWFEPYQRLYFTQSKSWGEIVDWALPMYQAAFSDNENSALNQLVLDIQLAHKTPQQQVAAALKVVQDDVRYFGIEMGRNSHQPSHASETLERRYGDCKDKVVLFVSILKALGIEAYPALVNTDDGRGLLNVPPGVGSFDHVIAQVVMGDKHYWFDPTLSFQAGQIDDIFQPNYDVALLIKPGSNQLISMDESERKVGEFVQEIFDVTEGGGKPAKLTVESQYLGNIADRNRRRVAEDGLAELEKDYLNFYRDYYAQTETITPIAVSQDATTGQVNLTEHYQLNDFWQEQGSGRFDGEFYAHAIRGYLKKPSQLKRNSPYYLSHPVHVKQQIKVLIGEDGWEFNQDSLKQDNDFYYFNYQLNFDEQARELTIDYEYRSKVGFVSVENLAAYNKQREAARKETYYSISDYIDTAPSESSSNNYTSVEKLVSLAVVTVFFVGYGVIMMAWLIDGSEYNRKPQTFLYPVSFTKVLVLSLLTLGFYPSYWMYRQWQAIKERTGESLSPFIRAVFGVLWFIPLWLRIREIDNHHMKLSFPKLLSVSLALVMYLLFLIAAWVSYYDHYWLITPAIIAVSLWPMVAAINSANKEHQQEVNFNNRWLPRHLAMLALFLPSVVYVAAQWSHFVPSQRVVATDALWPHDIQFMRRNAVLMEDEVPTLFYSDALLDMTKDGNGFTKDNVFSYWFDAQKDFNVERAAFSDIKTIEFKPGEGSFNATITVTRLDDSNFDLYVPKAGGDDEYFYQQLNAQWQRIKPSASK; this is encoded by the coding sequence TTGCTGTTTCTCCGTTTATTCATCCTGTTTGGTTTGTTTGCTAACGCTTCTGTCGCTATGGCATCATCGCCTGTTGTTGGCAAGGCTACGAAGCAGCCAGCACCGAGCTGGGTAAAATCAATTACACCTAATTTACCGCAAGAAATTCCCATTAAAGACATTAGTAATGGCACTTATTATTTGCTGGCTGATGAGCAAAATCGTGTAACAGAAAACAACGCGCAGGCGTTTAGGCATTACGCCGAGCTTATTGTTAATCAAAAAGGCGTGCAGCAGTCAGGGCAGGTGAGTGTTACTTTCGATCCCATTTATGAGTCTGTGGTGTTTCATCGCCTCAATATAATTCGCGATGGTGAAGTGCTCGACAAATTAGCGGCTAGCGATATCAAATTAATTAGCGTTGAACCTGAATTTGATAAGCTGATATATAATGGCCGTCAAAGCGCCAAAATTATTATTGATGATGTGCGTGTTAACGATGTTCTGGAATATTCTTATTCGCGCATCGGCCGTAATCCTGTCTATCAGGGGCTGTATAACTATCGTCCGTACGTCAGCTGGTCGGTGCCTTTGCATCAGCAATATGTCAGTGTGTTGTGGGGTAAAGAGGCGCCGCTTTACGTGAGTGCTTCTGATGAGAATTTTAAAATCAGTGAATCGACGAGCACAGATGATAGCGGCAAATCTTATGCACTGTATGAGTTTGAGCGTATTGATGGCGAATATCACGACTACAACAGTCAAACTCCTGATTGGTTTGAGCCATATCAGCGTCTGTATTTTACTCAATCTAAAAGCTGGGGCGAGATTGTTGATTGGGCATTGCCGATGTATCAAGCCGCATTTTCTGACAATGAAAATAGCGCGTTAAACCAATTAGTGCTGGATATTCAGTTGGCGCACAAAACACCACAGCAGCAAGTCGCTGCGGCGCTAAAAGTGGTGCAAGACGATGTGCGTTATTTTGGTATTGAAATGGGGCGCAACTCTCATCAACCTTCCCACGCTAGTGAAACCTTAGAAAGACGCTACGGCGATTGTAAAGACAAAGTAGTTCTCTTTGTTTCTATTCTCAAGGCGTTGGGCATCGAGGCGTATCCAGCGTTAGTTAATACCGACGATGGCCGTGGTTTGCTAAATGTACCACCGGGCGTTGGCAGCTTTGATCACGTTATTGCGCAGGTTGTGATGGGCGATAAGCATTATTGGTTTGATCCAACATTGAGTTTTCAGGCGGGACAAATCGATGATATTTTTCAGCCAAACTATGACGTTGCGTTATTGATTAAGCCTGGCAGCAACCAGCTAATTTCTATGGATGAGAGCGAGCGTAAGGTTGGCGAGTTTGTGCAAGAGATATTTGATGTCACTGAGGGTGGAGGCAAGCCAGCTAAATTGACGGTTGAATCGCAATACCTTGGCAATATAGCCGATAGAAACCGCCGCCGCGTTGCCGAAGATGGCTTAGCGGAATTGGAGAAAGATTACCTTAATTTTTATCGCGATTATTACGCGCAAACAGAGACAATCACTCCTATTGCCGTGTCGCAAGATGCTACGACAGGGCAGGTCAATCTTACTGAACATTATCAGCTTAATGACTTTTGGCAAGAGCAAGGTTCAGGACGCTTTGACGGCGAGTTTTACGCCCATGCCATTCGCGGCTATTTAAAGAAACCGTCACAGCTCAAGCGTAATTCACCGTATTATTTGAGCCATCCGGTGCACGTTAAACAGCAAATTAAGGTATTAATTGGCGAAGATGGTTGGGAGTTTAATCAAGACTCATTAAAGCAAGATAACGATTTTTATTACTTTAATTATCAATTGAATTTTGATGAGCAAGCACGCGAATTAACGATCGATTATGAATACCGCTCTAAAGTGGGCTTTGTTAGCGTTGAAAACCTAGCAGCCTACAATAAGCAGCGAGAAGCAGCTCGCAAGGAAACTTACTATTCAATTTCTGACTACATAGACACAGCGCCAAGTGAATCTAGCAGTAATAACTACACCAGTGTTGAGAAGCTAGTGAGTCTTGCCGTCGTTACCGTGTTTTTTGTCGGTTATGGCGTGATAATGATGGCGTGGTTAATTGATGGCAGCGAATACAATCGAAAACCACAAACATTCCTCTATCCTGTGAGTTTTACCAAGGTATTGGTGTTATCTCTCTTAACCCTTGGATTTTATCCGAGCTATTGGATGTATCGCCAGTGGCAAGCTATTAAAGAGCGCACTGGTGAGTCGCTATCACCTTTTATTCGCGCTGTATTTGGCGTGTTGTGGTTTATTCCATTGTGGCTGCGGATCCGCGAAATAGATAATCACCACATGAAGCTTTCCTTTCCAAAACTACTATCAGTATCTTTGGCATTAGTGATGTATCTGTTGTTTTTGATCGCGGCGTGGGTCAGTTATTACGATCACTATTGGTTGATTACCCCTGCGATTATCGCCGTTAGTTTGTGGCCAATGGTGGCGGCGATTAATAGTGCCAACAAAGAACATCAGCAAGAAGTGAACTTTAACAATCGCTGGTTGCCTCGTCATTTAGCCATGCTAGCGCTGTTTTTACCAAGTGTGGTGTATGTAGCAGCCCAGTGGAGTCACTTTGTGCCGTCGCAACGCGTGGTGGCGACTGATGCATTGTGGCCACATGATATTCAGTTTATGCGTCGTAATGCCGTACTGATGGAAGATGAAGTTCCAACCTTGTTTTACAGTGATGCGCTGCTTGATATGACAAAAGATGGTAATGGTTTTACAAAGGACAATGTATTTTCCTATTGGTTTGATGCCCAGAAGGACTTTAATGTCGAGCGCGCCGCTTTTAGTGATATTAAAACCATTGAATTTAAACCGGGGGAAGGCTCATTTAACGCTACCATTACGGTGACTCGACTAGATGATAGTAACTTCGATCTTTATGTGCCGAAGGCAGGCGGTGATGATGAGTATTTTTATCAGCAGCTTAATGCGCAATGGCAGCGCATTAAGCCGTCAGCTAGTAAATAA
- a CDS encoding 3'-5' exonuclease: protein MAHKLANSLVVLDFETTGLSPDNGDRAIEIGAVRIVDGEITEQFQSLMNPGRQVSSFIEDYTGITNEMLADARPCREVMAEFCDFIGDDNLLAHNASFDQKFLEHELGLINRQYGGEFTCSLLAARRLITDSNSHSLGNLVKHLALAGEGNFHRALFDAQMTAKLWLSMLDIINEQFHISSVPFSLMQQISCTPKKQVAGLLQNYNLQQCSF, encoded by the coding sequence ATGGCGCATAAGCTGGCCAATTCACTGGTTGTTTTGGATTTTGAAACCACGGGACTCTCGCCTGATAATGGCGATAGAGCCATAGAAATTGGTGCGGTTAGAATTGTTGACGGTGAAATTACCGAGCAATTTCAATCGTTAATGAATCCGGGTCGTCAGGTCAGTAGTTTTATTGAAGATTACACCGGCATCACCAATGAGATGTTAGCTGACGCACGGCCATGTCGTGAAGTAATGGCGGAGTTTTGTGACTTTATTGGTGACGATAATTTATTGGCGCATAACGCTTCTTTCGATCAGAAGTTTTTAGAGCATGAGCTAGGGCTAATCAATCGACAATATGGTGGTGAATTTACTTGCTCGCTGCTCGCCGCACGCCGTTTGATTACCGATTCTAACAGTCATAGTTTAGGCAACTTAGTGAAGCACTTAGCACTTGCTGGCGAAGGCAATTTTCACAGAGCGTTGTTTGACGCGCAAATGACGGCGAAACTGTGGCTGTCGATGCTCGATATCATTAACGAGCAGTTCCATATTAGTTCGGTGCCTTTCTCTTTGATGCAACAGATTTCTTGTACACCTAAAAAACAGGTCGCTGGCCTGCTTCAAAATTACAATCTGCAACAATGTAGTTTCTAG
- a CDS encoding M1 family metallopeptidase — MTTIKNIATAGLLLSALSIPAQAADLLVNKTNPISHQEKLRGSITPERSWWDLKHYDLYVDVQPEKRYISGTNVMTYKVLSNKDRLQIELQPPMKLGKVTQNGKQLKVDKDGYTYFIHTVGKQEIGKEYQVTIEFDGQPQVAKRPPWDGGIQWEKDANGNHFIATSNQGNGASIWWPNKDHPYDEPDNGADVSVEVPENLMDISNGRLVGIDENAARNTKTYHWRVTNTINNYAISLNIGDYVHFSEKYQGEKGVLDMDYYVLRDNLAKAKVQFKDATRTMEALEHWFGPYPFYEDSFKLIEVPYLGMEHQSAVTYGNGYQNGYLGRDRSRTGWGLKFDFIIVHESGHEWFANNLTNKDVADMWIHESFTTYSENLFVEYFYGKEAGHEYMRGQRANIANQSPIIGTYNADRSGSSDMYDKGANMLHTIRQIVDNDKLWREILRGLNKDFYHQIVTTEQIEKYLSEKSGKDLSSIFDQYLRDYRLPTLEYLIKDKKMMVRWSNSVKNFAMPIKVTIDGKERWITPTTRWASVKIDKANPSFSVDKNFYISTLNVLGE, encoded by the coding sequence ATGACAACAATTAAAAACATCGCCACAGCAGGACTTCTACTTAGTGCATTAAGCATTCCTGCGCAAGCTGCCGATTTACTGGTCAACAAAACTAATCCTATATCTCACCAAGAAAAACTGCGCGGCAGCATCACGCCTGAGCGCAGCTGGTGGGATCTAAAACATTACGATCTCTATGTCGATGTCCAGCCAGAAAAACGTTACATCTCTGGCACTAATGTCATGACCTATAAGGTGCTGTCTAACAAAGACCGCTTGCAAATAGAACTGCAACCGCCAATGAAACTAGGCAAGGTGACGCAAAATGGCAAACAATTAAAAGTAGATAAAGACGGTTACACCTACTTTATTCATACGGTAGGTAAACAAGAAATTGGCAAAGAATATCAAGTAACTATTGAGTTTGACGGCCAACCGCAAGTTGCCAAACGCCCACCATGGGACGGCGGCATTCAATGGGAAAAAGATGCCAACGGCAATCACTTTATTGCTACCTCTAATCAAGGCAATGGCGCTAGTATTTGGTGGCCTAACAAGGACCATCCATACGACGAACCAGACAACGGCGCTGATGTATCTGTGGAAGTTCCAGAAAACCTAATGGATATTTCTAACGGCCGCCTCGTGGGTATCGATGAAAATGCAGCACGAAACACCAAGACCTATCACTGGCGCGTAACTAACACCATTAACAACTACGCCATTAGCCTAAACATTGGCGACTACGTACACTTTTCGGAAAAATACCAAGGTGAAAAAGGCGTGCTCGACATGGATTACTACGTGCTGCGCGACAATCTTGCCAAAGCAAAAGTACAATTCAAAGACGCTACGCGCACCATGGAAGCACTTGAGCATTGGTTCGGTCCTTACCCATTTTATGAAGACAGTTTTAAGCTAATCGAAGTGCCATACCTTGGCATGGAACATCAAAGTGCCGTTACCTATGGCAATGGTTATCAAAACGGCTATTTAGGCCGCGATCGCAGCCGCACTGGTTGGGGTTTGAAATTCGATTTCATTATCGTTCACGAATCTGGTCACGAGTGGTTTGCTAATAACCTAACCAACAAAGACGTGGCGGACATGTGGATCCACGAAAGTTTCACCACCTACAGCGAAAACCTGTTTGTGGAATACTTTTACGGCAAAGAAGCAGGTCATGAATACATGCGTGGTCAACGTGCCAATATCGCAAATCAAAGCCCAATTATTGGCACCTATAATGCAGATCGCAGCGGTTCAAGTGACATGTATGACAAGGGTGCAAACATGTTACATACAATCCGCCAAATCGTTGATAACGATAAATTGTGGCGTGAGATTCTGCGCGGCCTAAACAAAGACTTTTACCATCAAATCGTCACAACAGAGCAAATTGAAAAATACTTGAGTGAAAAATCAGGTAAAGATCTCAGCAGTATCTTCGATCAATACCTGCGCGACTATCGCCTGCCAACACTTGAGTACCTAATCAAAGACAAAAAGATGATGGTTCGTTGGAGCAACAGCGTTAAAAACTTCGCGATGCCAATTAAAGTTACCATCGATGGTAAAGAACGCTGGATAACACCAACAACTCGCTGGGCAAGTGTCAAAATCGACAAAGCCAACCCGAGCTTTAGTGTTGATAAGAACTTTTATATTTCAACGCTGAACGTATTGGGTGAATAA
- a CDS encoding DUF2199 domain-containing protein: MSHCSVCNGELTELPMCFGANSPASLLVSPNEYDTRVNENSDLCVIDDEHFFIRGHIEIPVIDHDDPFIWSVWVSLSKDSFEHVNTHWNDEERESHSPYFGWLCTSLPRYPDTMHLKTGVQSRAVGQVPSITIEPSEHPLSQEQSTGISLARAYEIINEVMG; this comes from the coding sequence ATGAGTCATTGTAGCGTATGTAACGGCGAGCTAACTGAATTACCAATGTGCTTTGGCGCCAATTCTCCTGCATCTTTGTTGGTTTCGCCTAATGAGTATGACACGCGGGTTAATGAAAATAGTGATTTGTGCGTCATTGATGACGAACACTTTTTTATTAGAGGACATATTGAAATACCTGTAATTGATCACGATGATCCTTTTATTTGGTCGGTATGGGTTTCGTTGAGTAAAGACAGTTTTGAGCATGTAAATACGCATTGGAATGACGAAGAAAGGGAGAGTCATTCACCTTATTTTGGTTGGTTATGTACATCGTTACCTCGTTATCCTGATACTATGCACTTAAAAACGGGTGTTCAGTCTCGTGCTGTTGGCCAAGTACCTTCGATAACTATCGAACCAAGTGAACACCCATTGTCACAAGAGCAGTCAACTGGAATCTCATTGGCTCGTGCTTATGAAATTATCAATGAAGTAATGGGATAG
- a CDS encoding cupin domain-containing protein, with protein sequence MNIKNTDNTEHYKWGENCDGWNLLKSDGLSVIQERVPAGEQECRHYHNHSQQFFYILAGSAQMEIAGVIHQVAAGSGIHVPAGEPHQLKNNGTDELEMLVISQPISHGDRVLA encoded by the coding sequence ATGAATATTAAAAATACTGACAACACCGAGCATTATAAATGGGGCGAAAACTGTGATGGTTGGAATTTGTTAAAGTCTGACGGCTTAAGCGTAATACAAGAACGTGTGCCCGCTGGCGAGCAAGAGTGTCGGCATTATCACAATCATTCGCAACAGTTTTTCTATATTTTAGCGGGAAGCGCACAAATGGAAATAGCGGGTGTAATTCATCAAGTCGCTGCTGGCAGTGGTATTCACGTACCTGCCGGCGAACCACATCAATTGAAAAATAACGGCACTGATGAGCTTGAAATGTTAGTGATTTCTCAGCCAATAAGTCATGGTGACCGAGTGCTTGCTTAA
- a CDS encoding M23 family metallopeptidase has product MYRLILIIFLLFSHNVYSDEIFKYKDASGKWVYTDKRPLDLKKDEYKSVKFKRESLKVEPRVYTRRKNGKIQLVANNPYHAPVEFLVKSTQFSNGSKKFIVSAASREVLLSKPSKLGKYKYRWRLGDSAAKPDNFLYKIPVSSRSTHEITQAFYGAFSHSKEPSKFAVDIALPLRTNIIAARDGIVIWVKDDYQWGGKSKFFLDKANYIKILHKDGTYATYAHIIAGSATVKAGDTVETGDLLAKSGSSGYSTGPHLHFVVRKNSGARTVSVPFRFIASDGAIVTPRKGMRIDALKKRFVNY; this is encoded by the coding sequence ATGTACAGATTGATATTAATAATTTTTTTATTATTTTCTCATAATGTCTACAGCGATGAGATATTCAAGTACAAGGACGCGAGTGGTAAGTGGGTTTATACTGATAAACGTCCTTTGGATCTAAAAAAGGATGAATACAAAAGTGTAAAATTTAAGAGAGAGTCGTTAAAGGTTGAACCAAGGGTATACACTCGCCGAAAGAATGGAAAAATCCAGTTAGTTGCCAATAACCCATATCATGCTCCAGTTGAGTTTCTTGTAAAGTCAACACAGTTTTCTAACGGCTCTAAAAAGTTCATAGTTTCAGCTGCAAGCCGCGAAGTTCTTTTATCAAAGCCTAGCAAGTTAGGAAAGTATAAATACCGTTGGAGGTTGGGAGACTCGGCAGCCAAACCGGACAACTTTCTTTATAAGATACCAGTTTCATCACGGTCTACGCATGAAATAACTCAAGCATTTTATGGCGCTTTTTCACATTCTAAAGAACCAAGTAAATTTGCCGTCGATATAGCTCTACCATTGAGAACGAATATAATAGCAGCAAGAGATGGAATTGTTATATGGGTTAAAGACGATTATCAATGGGGCGGAAAGAGTAAATTCTTTCTTGATAAAGCAAATTATATAAAAATCCTTCATAAGGACGGAACATACGCAACTTATGCTCATATTATAGCTGGTTCGGCTACTGTTAAAGCAGGAGACACTGTGGAAACTGGAGACTTGTTGGCGAAATCAGGTTCATCCGGTTATTCGACTGGCCCTCACCTTCACTTTGTTGTACGTAAAAATTCTGGCGCTAGAACAGTTTCAGTTCCATTTCGTTTTATTGCAAGTGATGGTGCTATCGTAACACCTCGAAAGGGAATGCGAATTGACGCTTTGAAAAAACGTTTTGTTAATTATTAG
- a CDS encoding S9 family peptidase yields the protein MTHPIAPIAKKIPHQLTTHNETRIDNYYWMRDDSRTDKEILAHLEAENAYCDAMLAPQKPLQDELFEELKGRICKDDNTVPVKDGDFWYHSEVSGDDEYARYFRSTDNKYANKHLLLDVNALAQECEHFELGDMSISTDDKLLSWASDFDGRRIYTIHFKDIASGELLSDVLENTEGQVIWANDSQTVFYVKKDEQTLLGTQLYRHVLGTPQSDDVMVYEEEDHSFYMSLSKSRDESLIFINLNATETSDTLFIDANEPTAEFAPLVDVIEGHEYNADKLGDTFYITSNHQATNFKVMTATVETIGDINQWQTLIAHRDEVLIEDIEIFNDFLVVSERELGQIRFVIHAGDKHYPIEFNDPCYYACLGDNPEPEATSARIYYSSLTTPGSLFSVDLATTAQTLLKEQKVLGEFNRDEYESQRLFVTSRDNQQVPISLVYKKSLFKQDGTNPTLQYGYGAYGITIDPNFSPHTLSLLNRGFVYVIAHIRGGEMLGRHWYEQGKKAHKQNTFNDFIDIGRYLIEQKISHPNKLFASGGSAGGLLMGAVINQAPELYRGVGSHVPFVDVLTTMLDESIPLTTNEYDEWGNPNELAAYNTIKAYSPMDNIVAQDYPNLLVTTGLHDSQVQYFEPMKWVAKLREYNTSDNLLVFKTDMDSGHAGASGRFKSLHEKALEMAFFISLSK from the coding sequence GTGACTCATCCCATTGCGCCTATCGCTAAAAAAATCCCGCATCAACTCACCACTCACAATGAAACACGTATCGACAATTACTATTGGATGCGTGATGACAGCCGTACTGATAAAGAAATTCTGGCGCATCTAGAGGCCGAGAATGCTTATTGTGATGCGATGCTAGCACCACAAAAGCCACTTCAAGATGAGCTGTTTGAAGAACTAAAAGGCCGTATTTGCAAAGATGACAATACGGTGCCAGTGAAAGATGGCGATTTTTGGTATCACAGCGAAGTTAGCGGCGATGACGAATATGCCCGCTATTTTCGCAGCACTGATAATAAGTACGCCAATAAGCACTTACTGCTAGATGTGAACGCATTAGCGCAAGAATGTGAGCATTTTGAGCTTGGTGATATGTCGATTAGCACCGATGATAAGCTTCTGAGTTGGGCCAGTGATTTTGACGGCCGCCGCATTTACACTATTCACTTTAAAGATATTGCCAGCGGTGAGCTACTAAGTGATGTGTTGGAAAACACCGAAGGTCAGGTCATTTGGGCCAATGACAGTCAAACGGTGTTTTACGTGAAAAAAGACGAGCAAACTCTGCTGGGCACTCAGCTCTATCGCCACGTTTTAGGCACGCCGCAATCAGATGATGTGATGGTGTATGAAGAAGAAGATCATAGCTTTTACATGAGCCTGAGTAAAAGCCGCGATGAGTCACTTATTTTCATCAACCTCAATGCCACTGAAACCAGCGACACCTTATTTATCGATGCTAATGAGCCAACGGCAGAATTTGCTCCATTAGTCGACGTTATCGAAGGTCACGAATACAACGCAGACAAACTCGGCGATACCTTCTACATCACTTCAAATCATCAAGCGACCAACTTTAAAGTAATGACAGCCACAGTTGAGACCATTGGCGATATTAACCAATGGCAAACCTTGATTGCTCATCGCGATGAGGTGCTAATTGAAGATATCGAAATCTTTAACGATTTCTTAGTCGTGTCTGAACGTGAGCTTGGACAAATTCGTTTTGTGATCCACGCTGGCGACAAACACTACCCAATTGAATTTAACGATCCTTGTTACTACGCCTGCCTTGGTGATAATCCTGAGCCTGAAGCCACTAGCGCGCGTATTTATTACAGCTCGCTTACTACGCCGGGCTCGCTGTTTAGTGTCGATTTAGCTACGACGGCGCAAACGCTACTCAAAGAGCAAAAGGTGCTTGGCGAATTCAATCGCGATGAGTACGAATCACAACGTCTGTTTGTGACTTCCCGTGACAATCAGCAAGTACCAATTTCACTGGTGTATAAGAAATCGTTATTTAAACAAGATGGTACTAACCCAACGCTGCAATATGGCTATGGCGCTTATGGCATTACCATCGACCCTAATTTCAGTCCTCATACTTTAAGTTTGCTCAACCGCGGTTTCGTTTATGTTATCGCCCATATTCGCGGCGGTGAAATGCTTGGTCGTCATTGGTATGAACAAGGCAAAAAGGCGCATAAACAAAACACCTTTAACGACTTTATCGATATTGGTCGTTATCTGATTGAGCAGAAAATTAGTCACCCAAACAAACTCTTTGCCAGTGGCGGCAGTGCTGGTGGCTTGTTGATGGGCGCAGTCATCAATCAAGCGCCTGAGCTTTATCGCGGCGTTGGCTCACACGTGCCTTTTGTGGATGTGCTTACTACCATGCTCGATGAATCTATTCCGCTGACCACCAACGAATATGACGAATGGGGAAATCCTAACGAATTGGCGGCTTATAACACCATCAAAGCTTATTCGCCGATGGATAACATAGTAGCGCAAGACTATCCAAACTTATTAGTCACCACGGGTCTTCACGACTCACAGGTGCAATATTTTGAGCCGATGAAATGGGTGGCTAAGTTGCGTGAATACAATACCAGCGATAACTTGCTGGTGTTTAAGACTGATATGGACAGTGGTCATGCGGGTGCGTCGGGGCGATTTAAAAGTCTGCATGAGAAAGCGTTAGAGATGGCGTTCTTCATTAGTCTAAGCAAATAA
- a CDS encoding GGDEF domain-containing protein — protein sequence MSLQQELAQIIKHESLNAVFQPIYATDKCELYGYEALIRGPSDSALASPQMLFDTALECGLLSQLELVCRKISIARFADLELKGMLFLNVSPMIFLQTDHPHGKTLSYVKDSGLLPEQVVIELSEKYPIDSPSVLQKALMHYRDLGFRIAVDDLGAGYAGLKLWSQVKPDFVKIDYYFINQLHVDPVKREFVKSILNLGEKINARVLAEGIETEQEFEQLQDLGINFGQGFLFARPESYPKRDVPAVILNYQRSSLYLPQLELTASSLLQPAQTFHMNTRANDVVNYFHKHTNVNSIPVLDGKKPVGMILRSDILELYSTPYGRALNERKRIKEIMNDSPVIVDASTRLDELSKVVTAEQDDQLQWHFIITDRDHYIGIGSIRDLLRQLTQQQIKHASYANPLTLLPGNVPIYRHVDRLLSEQRKFYFAYFDLNNFKPFNDVYGYSKGDDVIGLVAKLMQQSCLASDFVGHIGGDDFVAIFERDNWHHHCQQILSEFDNEVRKFYSKQDLAQSGIYAKSRSGDEQFFPLLSLAVGVVAPDVTVCSSHHDIAEMASDAKKQAKKFGHSAIFLSRRTKPTSCADIPQESGTIEATS from the coding sequence ATGAGCTTACAGCAAGAGTTAGCGCAAATTATTAAACACGAATCCCTTAATGCGGTATTCCAACCTATTTACGCGACAGATAAGTGTGAACTCTATGGCTATGAAGCGCTGATCCGCGGCCCGTCAGATAGCGCGCTTGCTAGTCCACAAATGCTGTTTGATACGGCTCTTGAATGTGGTTTGCTGTCACAGCTTGAACTAGTTTGTCGCAAAATATCCATTGCCCGTTTCGCCGATTTAGAATTGAAGGGAATGTTGTTTCTCAACGTCAGTCCCATGATCTTTTTGCAAACCGACCATCCGCATGGCAAAACACTTTCTTATGTTAAAGATAGCGGCTTGCTGCCGGAGCAGGTGGTGATTGAGCTTAGCGAAAAATACCCTATCGACAGCCCAAGTGTGTTGCAAAAAGCCCTGATGCATTATCGCGATTTAGGTTTTCGTATTGCGGTGGATGATTTAGGCGCTGGCTATGCCGGGCTAAAGCTCTGGTCGCAGGTGAAGCCGGATTTTGTGAAAATTGATTACTACTTTATCAATCAGCTGCATGTTGATCCTGTTAAGCGTGAATTTGTTAAAAGCATTCTCAATTTAGGTGAGAAAATTAACGCGCGAGTGCTCGCTGAGGGCATTGAAACCGAACAAGAATTTGAGCAACTGCAAGATCTCGGTATTAACTTTGGACAGGGTTTTTTATTTGCTAGACCTGAATCTTACCCCAAGCGAGATGTGCCTGCGGTTATTCTCAATTATCAGCGCTCAAGCTTGTATTTACCGCAATTGGAGCTAACAGCAAGTTCGCTGTTACAACCCGCGCAAACCTTTCATATGAATACGCGCGCTAATGATGTGGTGAACTATTTTCACAAGCATACCAACGTTAATTCAATTCCGGTGCTTGATGGTAAAAAGCCAGTTGGCATGATTTTGCGTAGCGATATTCTAGAGCTGTATTCGACGCCATATGGGCGCGCGCTTAACGAGCGCAAACGTATCAAAGAAATCATGAATGATTCGCCAGTAATCGTCGATGCAAGCACCCGTCTCGATGAGTTATCCAAAGTGGTAACGGCAGAGCAAGATGATCAGTTGCAATGGCATTTTATTATTACCGATCGCGATCACTACATTGGTATTGGGTCGATTCGAGACTTGCTGAGACAGCTGACCCAACAACAAATCAAACACGCCAGTTATGCCAATCCACTGACCTTGTTGCCGGGTAATGTGCCCATTTATCGTCATGTCGACCGACTACTCAGTGAACAACGCAAATTTTACTTCGCGTATTTTGATCTCAATAACTTCAAGCCATTTAACGATGTATATGGTTATTCGAAAGGCGATGATGTCATAGGGCTGGTGGCTAAATTAATGCAACAAAGTTGCTTGGCTAGTGACTTTGTTGGTCACATTGGCGGCGATGATTTTGTGGCAATATTTGAACGGGATAACTGGCATCATCACTGTCAGCAAATTCTGAGCGAGTTTGATAATGAAGTGCGCAAGTTTTATAGCAAGCAAGATTTAGCACAATCTGGCATTTATGCGAAATCACGCAGTGGTGACGAACAGTTTTTCCCGCTACTGAGTCTTGCTGTTGGTGTTGTTGCTCCTGATGTAACAGTCTGCAGTTCTCATCACGACATTGCTGAAATGGCGAGTGATGCTAAAAAACAAGCCAAGAAATTCGGCCACTCGGCAATTTTCTTATCAAGACGCACAAAACCAACATCCTGTGCTGATATTCCCCAGGAAAGTGGCACTATTGAAGCAACATCATAA